The Labrys wisconsinensis nucleotide sequence AAACGATCGAGCGCACCGTGCCGGCCGACAAGGGCGGTGTGATCGATGCCTTGTTTGGTCTGGAACGCCAGAATTGCGTCGCCTATCGCGTGCGCAACGCCAAGATCTCGCCACAGCCGGCCCATGGCGTTGCGGCCATCGTCGAACAGGCAGCGCCGCTGCCCAAGGACTACGCCCAGTGCGCCGGCAAGGTGGTGAAAGCCCAGTGGCTGGTGTATCGGCCGGCCAAGGGCTTCAGGGGAACCGACACGGTCTCCATTTCCTACACCTTGCCCATCAACACCGGCGAGCAATTCCAGCGCTACATCACCGTGGACTACGCCGTCACCGTGAAATGACGCCGTGGCGGGCCGGGAGGCATTTGACCCCTGCCGGCCCGCCGCCTAGAACACGCCGTCCTCCGGTCCGGCGTTTTCCATGTCGTTCAACAGTTTCGGCCATCTCTTCCGTGTCACCACCTGGGGCGAAAGCCACGGACCTGCTCTCGGCTGCGTTATCGACGGATGTCCGCCACGCCTGCCGGTCAGCGAGGCGCTGATCCAGTCCTTCCTCGACCGCCGCAAGCCCGGCCAGAGCCGCTTCACCACGCAGCGACGCGAGCCGGACCAGGTCAGGATCCTCTCCGGGGTGATGACGGACGAGGCCACGGGAACGCTGGTGACCACCGGCACGCCGATCAGCCTCATGATCGAGAACGTCGACCAGCGCTCCAAGGATTACGGCGAGATCAAGGACAGGTATCGTCCGGGCCACGCCGACTATGCCTACGACATCAAATACGGCATCCGGGACTATCGCGGCGGCGGGCGTTCCTCGGCCCGCGAGACGGCGGCGCGGGTGGCCGCCGGCGCCATCGCCCGGCAGGTCGTGCCCGGCCTCGTCGTGCGCGGCGCCCTGGTGCAGATGGGCCCGCACCGTATCGACCGCGGCAATTGGGACTGGGACGAGGTCGCCAACAACCCATTCTTCTGCCCGGACGCCAAGGCGGCGGCCGTCTTCGAGACCTATCTCGACGGCGTGCGCAAGGCGGGCTCGTCCATCGGCGCGGTGATCGAGGTGGTGGCCGAGGGCGTGCCGCCCGGGCTCGGCGCACCCGTCTACGGCAAGCTCGACGCTGATCTTGCGGCCGCCATGATGAGCATCAACGCGGTCAAGGGCGTCGAGATCGGCGATGGCTTCGCGGCAGCCGAGCTCTCCGGCGAGAGCAATGCCGACGAGATGCGCATGGGCAATGACGGCCGGCTGCTGTTCCTGTCCAACCACGCCGGCGGCATCCTCGGCGGCATCTCCACCGGGCAGCCGGTGGTCTGCCGCTTCGCGGTCAAGCCGACATCGTCGATCCTGCAGCCGCGACGCACCGTCGATCGCCACGGCCACGACACCGAGATCGTCACCAAGGGGCGCCACGACCCCTGCGTCGGCATCCGGGCCGTGCCGGTGGGAGAGGCGATGATGGCCTGCGTCATCGCCGACCATTTCCTGCGGCACCGTGGCCAGACAGGCGCGCCGCTGGCCTGGCCGTTCCAGGCTTGAGTCGGCCGCGGCGACGGCTGCGCTCGTCGCCGCGGCCGGTCGGACCCGTTACATGCCGAGGTCGGAGCGCAGCTCGGTCCGGGCCACTTCGTACTCGGCCTTGAAGTCGTCGCGCGTCATGATGTTGGCGGCGATCAGGCTGCCGGCGATGCGGCCCATCTCCACGTCGGAGCGGAAATGGATGCCGCCGATCACGCGGTTGTCGCCGAACTCCCAGGCTCGCGCCATGATCTCGGCCCGCTTCTCCGGGACCATATCGGACAGGACGATCCCCATCAGCGTGCCGACCGTCGCATGACCCGACGGCCAGCCGCCGGACTTCGACATCGGCACCGCGGGATGAACCAGGTCGGAGAGCTGATGCGGCCGCGGCCGCTTCCAGACGGATTTCGCCGGGTCGACCACAGCGCCCTCGGTCTCGACGACGCGGGCGAAGAAGGCGGAGAACTTGGGCAGATTCTCGCTGGCGAATTTCGGTCCCATCACGTCGGCGAAGCGCCAGACGTTCTCCTCGGCATCGGCCTTGGCCCGCGCCTCCATTTCGGGCGTGCGCGTCACCTGCAGCGTCAGCACCTCGCCGAGCTCGGCCTTGGTCTTGGCCGAATCATTGGCGGGCGGTGGCGGCAGGATCCGGACGAGGTCGAGATCGGCTGCGGTGATGAAGGGCTTGGCTTCGTCGGCGGCGGCCGGAAGGGTGGAGAACCCGAGGCCCGCGATCAGGGCAAGGGCAAGCAGTTTGGTCAATGGTCGCATCGAACAACCCCCAGTGGTGATGAGCAGTGCGACTTAGGGGCGAGGCTGTGACCGGGTCATGACGCCGAGCAGGGTCTCCCGGACCTGCCTGCTCCTGGCAGTCCGAGCCGCCTTGATTTTGCACGGGGAATGCAAAATCAAGGCGTGGCGAAAGCCGCGGCAAGCTGCCTGGGCTCTCCGGCGCCTGGCGCGCCGCCGCCTTCACACGCCCCAGGTGGCGGGGTCGGGTACCGCTTCGCCGCGGTCGAGCCAGGTCAGCCCACGCGCGCAAAGCCGACGCCTCGGTTGAGATCGGTGAGGAAGACATCGGCCAGCGGACCGATGCCCCCACTCGTCGCGGGGCATCGTCCGGTCCGTCAACTCCGCCCGGGGTCATAGGGTCGTTCGTCGCGCAGGCGCTTCAGCGCCGCCGCGAGATCCGGGTCGATCCGCTCGGGCAGCACGACGCGCGGCGTCACCAGGAGATCGCCGGGCCCATCCTTGGCCTGGATGCCCTTGCCCTTGAGACGGAAGGTCCGCGCTCCGCTGGTGCCCGGCGGCAATGTCAGGTCCACCGAGCCGTCGAGGGTCGGCACCCGCACCTTGCCGCCGAGCGCCGCCTCGTAGAGCGTGACGTTGACGTCGACCCGCACGTTGCGGCCGTCGGCACGGAACTGCGGATGTGGCTCGACCGTCACCGTCACCAGCGCGTCGCCGGACTCCCCGCGGAACGGGCTGGGCTCGCCCTGGCCCTTGAGCCGGATGGTCTTGCCCTCGGCGATGCCGGCGGGGACGGTGACATCGACGCTGCCGCCGGGCAAGTCGATCCGGACCTTGCCGCCGAGCGCCCAGGTGGTGAAGGGCGCG carries:
- the aroC gene encoding chorismate synthase translates to MSFNSFGHLFRVTTWGESHGPALGCVIDGCPPRLPVSEALIQSFLDRRKPGQSRFTTQRREPDQVRILSGVMTDEATGTLVTTGTPISLMIENVDQRSKDYGEIKDRYRPGHADYAYDIKYGIRDYRGGGRSSARETAARVAAGAIARQVVPGLVVRGALVQMGPHRIDRGNWDWDEVANNPFFCPDAKAAAVFETYLDGVRKAGSSIGAVIEVVAEGVPPGLGAPVYGKLDADLAAAMMSINAVKGVEIGDGFAAAELSGESNADEMRMGNDGRLLFLSNHAGGILGGISTGQPVVCRFAVKPTSSILQPRRTVDRHGHDTEIVTKGRHDPCVGIRAVPVGEAMMACVIADHFLRHRGQTGAPLAWPFQA
- a CDS encoding acid phosphatase; protein product: MRPLTKLLALALIAGLGFSTLPAAADEAKPFITAADLDLVRILPPPPANDSAKTKAELGEVLTLQVTRTPEMEARAKADAEENVWRFADVMGPKFASENLPKFSAFFARVVETEGAVVDPAKSVWKRPRPHQLSDLVHPAVPMSKSGGWPSGHATVGTLMGIVLSDMVPEKRAEIMARAWEFGDNRVIGGIHFRSDVEMGRIAGSLIAANIMTRDDFKAEYEVARTELRSDLGM
- a CDS encoding DnaJ C-terminal domain-containing protein, which translates into the protein MRDPYTVLGVSKSAGATDIKKAFRKLAKQYHPDQNSDPKAAAKFAEVNSAYEILGDEKKRAQFDRGEIDAEGKPRFHGFEGFGAGGPGGAGQDTRFEFNFGGGRGRRGGGFEDILSEMFGGGGRAGTREAAPRGADVQATVRAPFTTWALGGKVRIDLPGGSVDVTVPAGIAEGKTIRLKGQGEPSPFRGESGDALVTVTVEPHPQFRADGRNVRVDVNVTLYEAALGGKVRVPTLDGSVDLTLPPGTSGARTFRLKGKGIQAKDGPGDLLVTPRVVLPERIDPDLAAALKRLRDERPYDPGRS